The genome window ATCCGAGAGCAGCAGACGCGCACGCCCCCGCTCACGGATGGTTCTCGGCAGGAGGCCGTCGGCAATCAGACGGTACAGACTGCGCCGGGAAATCCCCAGCATGGCAGCGGCCTCGTTTACGGTTATCGTTGTATCGTTCATAAAACAGTTGGATGGATGGCGGGAGGTTGAACGGTAGTGAGTGTTATTTGTCAGAGTCTTTCTCGGTGGCTTCGTCCTGTTCGGCGTTGACGGTTTCGATCTCTGGCATTTGTAGCTTGTGGAAGGGAATCATCTGCTTCCAACGCGTCTCAGTCTTGGGGAGCTTGGAAACCATATCGGCAAACTTGACCCCGAGACGCCAAAACGCTGCCCCGGTAAAATAATCCTTGGCCAATGGCTCGATGATGAACGCCAAGAGCGCGGAACTCGACTTGAACCCGTGCCTCTTGCGCACGCGCTCCAACTCGTCCGCTTCTTCGTCGGTCAGATAGATTGTCACCTTCCGGGTGCGCGGCCCGCGATCAGCGGGAAGTTTCGGTCCTGGCTTAACCATGACCAAGACAGAAACACAACTGCACGTGTAGATCAAGAAAAATCTGCACGTGCAGATGAGGTTTTTCAAAAAGCTTGCACCAAACCAGAATACTACAATATCACAGTGCAGGGATGACCTTGCCAATAGGCAAAGCCTAACATGTAAGCCATCCACACAACAGCCAAGCAATCACACATAAGATGAAGTTTAGCATAAAAAACCTTGGAGCAATACACGATGCCGAACTGGATTTGGCCAACTTCACAGTAATATGCGGAAAGAATAATTCGGGAAAAACGTATGTAACTTATGCTATTTATGGTTTTTTAAAACTTTGGAAAAACTACATAGAATTACCGATCTCCGATATACTTGTAAAAAACATATTAGACAATGGCATCGGAGAGCTAGACCTAAACGACTACGAAAAGTCATTTAAAATTACCCTCAACCACGCAAGCAAGTCATATACGTCTATAATACATAGGATATTAGCTTCAAAAGAAGAGTACTTTAGCTCCACTAAATTTTCAATACATTTCGATTTCCCTTCTGAGGTATACTACTCGACATATAAACAAAAAATATCTGCAAGAAAAACAAATTTACTTATTATAGAAAAAGAAGAAAACTCTAGCATTGTAAAAATAACACTTGGAGTCGAAAATGAAAAACCATCTCTTACAACAAACTTCCTAACCGAAATTCTGTCCCAAGAAATAACGTCATTATTATTTGAATCAATTATTCCAACACCATTCATTGCAAGCGCCGAAAGAACTGGATCGGCGATTTTCACAAAAGAACTATTTTTTGCACGCAACCGAATGCTGGACCAAATCAACGAAACTAGAGGCGACATCGACCCGTTCAAGCTCCTCAGTAAGATATACTCCGATTATGCCCTCCCCGTCAAAGAGAACGTTGAATTTACGCAAAGATTAACAAAAATCAGGAATGAAAAAAGTTGGTTGGCAATAAATCACCCAGACATACTTAAGTTTTTTGATCAAATTGCAGGCGGAAATTATAAGGCAACGAGCGACGAAGTATTCTTTAGCCCCAAGAAAAGTGGTACGCTCAAACTCACCATGGATGAAAGCTCCAGCGCTGTCCGCTCACTTGTTGACATTGGTTTCTTTCTACGCCATCAAGCAAATAAGGGTGATATTCTCATAATCGATGAACCTGAATTAAATCTGCACCCCGAAAACCAAAGAATGATGGCTAGGTTGTGCGCAAAACTAGCCAATGTCGGCATAAAAATTTTCGTCACAACACACAGCGACTACTTTGTGAAGGAAATCAATACCCTAATAATGCTTAAAGGAACGAAAGACAAATCAGACGAGCTATGTAAACGTTATGGATACGACATAGGGGAGCTCTTAGATCATAATACATTATCTGTGTACCTTGCACATCCAGAGAAAAAATATATCGATGGGCTAAATTCTAAAAAGATGGTTAACACGCTATCTCTGTGCGACATTGATCAAGAAGAAGGAGCCCAAGTTAAAAGTTTTGATGAAAGCATTGAGATCATGAATACCATTCAACAAGAAATACTTTTTGGTTAAGCAATGACCGACATAGCCCACAGGAGTCTGAAAAAGCTATTCCTTGATTGCGCCTGTCGTTGTGAAAACACAACATACCTTACCGTCAAAGAATTAGACAAGAATGCCACGCTCAAAAGAATCAACATTCATGGAGTTAGTGATTCGTCATTGATCTTTAGATTCGATTGCGCAAAGCAATTAATACCATGTCTCAATGGAGGCGATCATCAAAAAAACTGTGATGCCGTCATTGCCACAGTATACAAGGGAAGAAACATCCTTTTGTTTGTTGAACTTAAATCCAGTACGCAAAAAAACGGGCATATAAAAAAGCAGTTTAAAAGCACAGATTGCTTCATAAATTATATCAGTGAAATTCTTGATACATTCTTCTCATGTAGCATCAAGGGTTGGGAACGGCACTATGTCGCAATATGCGGACAGAAAGGCGCTCAAAAGCTACCAACAAGATACAAGCGACAACAATCATCCCCGACCAATCCGACATATATCATCAACCCCAAGACTGATGAAAGCTTAGATCGGTTAATTGCATAGGATTACCTCAGCCAAGAACTTACTATTTTTTCTTTAGGTATCAGAGAATGATTTAAACGCCCCTACAGCATCAGCTCATACCGTGCAGTGCGTCCGGCGCCGACGGACTGGAAGACGCCTAGCTCGACGAGGGCTTGGAGGTCGCGGGTAGAGGTGGCTTTGGAGACTTTGGTAAGGGACATGTATTTGGCGGCGTTCATGCCCCCCTGAAATCCCTCGGGGCCGGCGTCGAGCATGCGGCGAACGACTTTAAGCTGTCGGTCGGAGAGCTGTTCGCGGACACGATCAAAGAGGCGAGTTTTGCGCAGGACGAAATCCACCCGCTCTTCGGCTTCGGTTTGGGCTGCAAGTACGGTTTGCACAAAGTAGTTTACCCACGGGGTGACGTCGTTGGATTTCTGCGCGGTTTCCAGCGCGGAGTAGTACGCGCTCTTGTTCGCTTCGATGGTACGCGAAAGACTCAGGAGCGCAGGACGGCCGAGGCCTTGCGAGAGGGCCTTTTCTGAGAGAGCGCGGCCGATCCGCCCGTTGCCATCCTCGAAGGGGTGGACACTCTCAAAGTACAGGTGAGTCAACGCCGAGCGAACAGGAGCCTGCGGGATCGTTTTTCGGGTCTCCCGAAACCACCGGACAAAGGCTTTCATTTCCGCCGGGACTTGAGCCGAAGGCGGCGCCTCGTAGTGGACCTTTTGCTTACCGACCGCGCCGGAAACCACCTGCATCGGCTCGGTATGCGAACGCCATTTGCCGACCCACTTTCCCGACTCGCCCCTGAAAAGCATCCGATGCCAGGCGAAGAGCGACTTCTCCGTCAACGGCTCATCCCAGGTCTTGCGTACATCCACCATCAGTTCAGCAGCCCCTTGCGAGGCCTTGTCATGAACACCCTCAGGCGGGGTGTTGAGGCCAAGCTGATTGCGGATCGAAGACATCACATCTTTACGACTCAGAAATTGCCCCTCGATCTCCGAAGACTTGACCGCCTCAGCGATCATCACATCCATGACGGCTTCTTTAGCCACCGTATCGGGCAGACTTTTCAATACCCCACTGACCTGCCCCGCCTTGTCGGCAAACGCCAGCAACGCCCCCTCTACCGCTGCAAGCTCGTAGCGGAAGTTGGGCCAATCCGGTTGCTGCCAGTTGTATTGCATGAGCCGAATCTAGCACATAATCGGCTCAAGTAAAGTCGATTCATTGAGCCGATTACCCAACTAATCGACCAACCGGAAAATCTATCATACACAATGGGTCAGTTTCAGGGGGCCCTGCCAATACGTTTCTTCGTTGAAGCGTAATAATTAACTTCCATCTCCAAAGTGCTCATCGACAGTGCCATCGTCTAGTTTGTCTCGACTAATGGAACTAAGGAGGCAAAAGAGCGCCTTCATATCTTTAATCCCTCCAAGCAGGAACCAAATGGTAGTGAAGGCTGCGACGATTCCGGTAACGACCACATTGAACAACCACCAATTAGCCCACCAAGCATCAGTCCAATGATAAAATAACTGCCAGATGCTAATGACAATAAATGCGAGAAAGAAGAATAATACCCACCCAAGATTAAAGCAGTAGATCAGCTTGTCGCCTAGAGTAAACTCTGAGGTGAACCCGACCGCCGCCAGTCCTGTTTTCTGAGGCTTAGCAGGCTCAGAACCATGAGGAGAAACTTCTGCGTATTTTCCACGATGAAGAATCACATCCATATCAATCTCCGGATCAGGCGACAGTAGTGAGAAGATCACGTAAGCAGCAATCGCTGATAGTGATGCGAGAAAAGCCATTTCCATGCCGTTCAACCAGAACTTCTCAGGCAACGCCATGATCCAAGCGACCTCAGGTGAGTGCGCTTGTAGGCCTGGGACGACATTTGGCCAGAGAATATTTATAATAAAGATGCCCCCGACAGCCAAAATTGAGCCAGTGATCATCGCGGCCCAAGCGCCAGAGGTGGTTCCACGTTTCCAATAGAGTGCTCCAATCAAAACAGCACCTGCCCCTCCTGTGAAAATTGCTCCAGTCGCTTGAAAATACATGAGGATAAATTCCTTCAATGGGAAAAGCATGCTAAACACCCACGCGAACGCCGCAACTCCTACGATGGAACGACGAAGCCAACATAAATGTAGCTCATTAGAGATTCGCCCCTCCCTCCCCGCCAACTGCCGACATGGCAACAGCACATCCTGGACAAATATACTGCCCCATGAGTGGAGATAAGTGGTGTCGGTACTTAAAGCAGCCATAATCATGACAGCCGCAAATAGGCCCATGACACCAACCGGGAGAATCTCCGACAGAGCTACGGTGGTCGTCAGTTGCTTTGCAAGTTGGGCATCACCTACACTGGCAAGTGTCTCAAGCGTCGCTGCGGTTGCCTCTCCGTAAACAGGCGCATGCATCATAACATATGCGCAGATCGCAGCCAGCGGAATCAAAAGAAAAGTTACGCTCGTCCGAAGCTGAGCCAGAATACCCGCCATTTTAGCCTCATGAGGGGTTCGTGCAGAACTATTATACCCTTGGGAACCTTGCCAAACCATAAAGTTATAGCATGAAATAAATATCAGCATCAGAAAGAAACTGACATTAAAATCAGGTAATCCACTTATATCAAATGGATTCAGCTTAGACTCACCTGGAGGTGCCTGTGACAGCGCTTCGATGATCACAGACCACGGAAATAATATAAGCATGGTCACCAAGAGAACCAGAAATATAATATTACTTAATTGACCTTGGACAAAATCCGTAATCATTACAGAAATTTGCCCGCCACTCAGTGTGATCAGAACGGCTAAAATTAACTCAATTGCCATCACCACTCCGAGAGTGATGTTAAAACTAAGTCCGAGCACTTCCAGCTCTAAGACAGGAATCCCTAAAAAGTAGATTAGAAACCGAGCAGTAACTGCAGGAAAAATACCAAAATTCAAGACACCACTTACCCAACAAAGAGTCCCTGAAAAAACTCTAAAACGCCGACTGTAACGAGTCTCCATCAACTGAGCGAGAGTCAATGAACGTGTTTCGCGGT of Ruficoccus amylovorans contains these proteins:
- a CDS encoding Fic family protein translates to MQYNWQQPDWPNFRYELAAVEGALLAFADKAGQVSGVLKSLPDTVAKEAVMDVMIAEAVKSSEIEGQFLSRKDVMSSIRNQLGLNTPPEGVHDKASQGAAELMVDVRKTWDEPLTEKSLFAWHRMLFRGESGKWVGKWRSHTEPMQVVSGAVGKQKVHYEAPPSAQVPAEMKAFVRWFRETRKTIPQAPVRSALTHLYFESVHPFEDGNGRIGRALSEKALSQGLGRPALLSLSRTIEANKSAYYSALETAQKSNDVTPWVNYFVQTVLAAQTEAEERVDFVLRKTRLFDRVREQLSDRQLKVVRRMLDAGPEGFQGGMNAAKYMSLTKVSKATSTRDLQALVELGVFQSVGAGRTARYELML
- a CDS encoding helix-turn-helix transcriptional regulator — encoded protein: MNDTTITVNEAAAMLGISRRSLYRLIADGLLPRTIRERGRARLLLSDMKAYIERLRKGRR
- a CDS encoding AAA family ATPase — protein: MKFSIKNLGAIHDAELDLANFTVICGKNNSGKTYVTYAIYGFLKLWKNYIELPISDILVKNILDNGIGELDLNDYEKSFKITLNHASKSYTSIIHRILASKEEYFSSTKFSIHFDFPSEVYYSTYKQKISARKTNLLIIEKEENSSIVKITLGVENEKPSLTTNFLTEILSQEITSLLFESIIPTPFIASAERTGSAIFTKELFFARNRMLDQINETRGDIDPFKLLSKIYSDYALPVKENVEFTQRLTKIRNEKSWLAINHPDILKFFDQIAGGNYKATSDEVFFSPKKSGTLKLTMDESSSAVRSLVDIGFFLRHQANKGDILIIDEPELNLHPENQRMMARLCAKLANVGIKIFVTTHSDYFVKEINTLIMLKGTKDKSDELCKRYGYDIGELLDHNTLSVYLAHPEKKYIDGLNSKKMVNTLSLCDIDQEEGAQVKSFDESIEIMNTIQQEILFG
- a CDS encoding sodium:solute symporter family protein encodes the protein MLLLALGNLSSIDVLIVVVLLGVVLASALYSRRYTRSVADFLSANRCAGRYLLTVASGAAGIGAISIVAQWENAYQAGFASQFWGQMMAPIGLLLALSGWLIYRYRETRSLTLAQLMETRYSRRFRVFSGTLCWVSGVLNFGIFPAVTARFLIYFLGIPVLELEVLGLSFNITLGVVMAIELILAVLITLSGGQISVMITDFVQGQLSNIIFLVLLVTMLILFPWSVIIEALSQAPPGESKLNPFDISGLPDFNVSFFLMLIFISCYNFMVWQGSQGYNSSARTPHEAKMAGILAQLRTSVTFLLIPLAAICAYVMMHAPVYGEATAATLETLASVGDAQLAKQLTTTVALSEILPVGVMGLFAAVMIMAALSTDTTYLHSWGSIFVQDVLLPCRQLAGREGRISNELHLCWLRRSIVGVAAFAWVFSMLFPLKEFILMYFQATGAIFTGGAGAVLIGALYWKRGTTSGAWAAMITGSILAVGGIFIINILWPNVVPGLQAHSPEVAWIMALPEKFWLNGMEMAFLASLSAIAAYVIFSLLSPDPEIDMDVILHRGKYAEVSPHGSEPAKPQKTGLAAVGFTSEFTLGDKLIYCFNLGWVLFFFLAFIVISIWQLFYHWTDAWWANWWLFNVVVTGIVAAFTTIWFLLGGIKDMKALFCLLSSISRDKLDDGTVDEHFGDGS